In a genomic window of Erigeron canadensis isolate Cc75 chromosome 5, C_canadensis_v1, whole genome shotgun sequence:
- the LOC122601863 gene encoding dr1-associated corepressor-like — MRKKLDTRFPAARIKKIMQADEDVGKIALAVPLLVSKSLELFLQDLCDRTYEITLQSRAKTLNSAHLKQCVQSFNVFDFLRDIVSKVPDLGGTDAAGEDRPATKRRKVADDDHNEVSDEDLKTDVLPETSHANGGGRGRRGGRGRGRISRVEREANADKQKQTLDSIEDSDSKDSHISAAGKTKDTVNVRNFDLNLDLDENGEAIPILTTPATPVVLSPPPTVEMIPVEYPGWSLADVEKMAIDPVHFANYSVDEDEEDYDEE, encoded by the exons ATGAGAAAGAAGCTTGATACACGTTTCCCAGCG gcGCGAATTAAAAAGATAATGCAGGCTGATGAGGATGTTGGGAAAATTGCTTTGGCTGTTCCTCTTCTAGTAT CTAAATCTTTAGAATTATTTCTACAAGATCTTTGTGACCGGACATACGAAATCACTCTTCAAAGTAGAGCGAAGACTTTGAATTCTGCGCACTT AAAGCAATGTGTGCAGAGCTTTAATGTGTTTGACTTCTTGAGAGATATCGTTAGTAAGGTTCCTGATCTTGGTGGTACTGATGCTGCAGGGGAGGATAGACCTGCAACTAAACGAAG GAAAGTTGCTGATGATGACCATAATGAAGTAAGCGATGAAGATTTAAAAACGGACGTGCTG CCAGAGACTTCCCATGCCAACGGGGGTGGCCGAGGAAGAAGGggtggaagaggccgtggtagaATTAGTCGAGTAGAGAGAGAAGCAAATGCAGATAAACAAAAACAGACCCTTGATTCTATAGAAGATAGTGATTCAAAAGACAGTCACATTTCAGCAGCTGGGAAGACTAAAGACACAGTCAACGTTAGGAACTTTGACCTCAACTTAGACTTGGATGAGAATGGCGAAGCCATACCCATATTGACTACACCGGCTACTCCAGTTGtcctgtcaccaccaccaactgTTGAAATGATTCCTGTTGAATATCCTGGGTGGTCATTGGCGGATGTGGAGAAAATGGCAATTGACCCGGTCCACTTTGCTAACTATAGTGTAGATGAAGATGAGGAAGATTATGATGAAGAATGA
- the LOC122601958 gene encoding cysteine proteinase inhibitor A-like, whose translation MATCGDITESKANSDEIDNLARFAVEEHKKKQNAEVEFGKVVNAKEQVVQGMIYYITVEVNEGGETKTYEAKVWVKPWENFKELQEFKLV comes from the exons atggcaACTTGTGGAGACATTACCGAGTCTAAGGCAAACAGCGATGAGATTGACAACCTTGCTCGATTCGCTGTCGAGGAACACAAGAAGAAGCAG AATGCAGAGGTGGAGTTTGGGAAGGTGGTGAATGCAAAGGAGCAGGTAGTGCAGGGTATGATATACTACATCACAGTTGAAGTAAATGAAGGCGGCGAGACCAAAACTTATGAAGCCAAGGTCTGGGTTAAGCCATGGGAGAACTTCAAGGAATTGCAGGAGTTCAAACTTGTCTGA
- the LOC122599221 gene encoding uncharacterized protein LOC122599221 codes for MSPASKSKSKDKRAAAKDPQKSSTKPTSNANTGVPASGYNPLLGTFHMLDTAPLSTAPSVHINGRSRNVDDTEDNSGNSTGVGIEYDSISNNGSWSGESEDHKDKSSQGSSRQETIPGVDNDKREKIRQKNEKKHQRQKERRAQELHERCSGYLMSRKLEALAQQLVAMGFSSERATMALILNEGRVEQSVAWLFEGGEDSENQREHNLDGGGNLKIDISEELAQITELEIKLKCSKQEVERAIVACEGDLDQAAETLKVQKQEQPPAAPPKLEENGGSSAHINGKLSVAMSQNSSTSRMISKSIPIQQKTDDRDFNYTKTVATLGPSGDSGIKSLQLLKKIPPNSDWTKQQQIATPLEKRWPVSVGGSNPSVSYSLASPLQAAPPLAKNDSRYVNIGTELKNLQLGSVREPVIMMQRPKSKNMTTSVSSSSPASVTDWHPNVVEPVMNMNSNGYSHVPNSTRSFNTATYGNTVNNNTQLYDQFHYQQQQQPIPQQQYASSSGPLDHHYNQQGSVNHFNSGGMWNNRTVGNTTTPTLAAASSLGLFSGLGSNGPSGPSSPVDWNACDSLQFDYTNIDWSLDRLPLPATSPSRPGMWMGFGSSTNSTDLYASGRGGGGKPATRTPTGILSNGNNGLSMGLHPDGVGAVGSDASSAGGSREWTSPFEEKELFSFPRQFVSSPSL; via the coding sequence ATGTCTCCCGCATCtaagtcaaagtcaaaggacaaaagggcTGCTGCCAAGGACCCACAGAAGTCCTCTACCAAACCCACATCTAATGCTAATACAGGCGTCCCTGCTAGTGGTTACAATCCACTTCTGGGTACCTTTCACATGCTTGACACTGCACCATTGTCTACAGCGCCATCTGTTCATATAAATGGCCGATCTCGTAATGTCGATGATACGGAGGATAATAGTGGGAACTCTACGGGGGTGGGGATTGAATATGATTCCATATCTAACAACGGTAGTTGGTCAGGTGAGTCTGAAGATCATAAAGACAAAAGTTCTCAAGGATCCTCCCGTCAGGAAACAATACCAGGGGTTGATAATGACAAACGTGAAAAAATCCGTCAAAAGAATGAGAAGAAACATCAGCGTCAAAAAGAGAGGCGAGCTCAAGAACTCCATGAACGGTGTAGTGGTTACCTAATGTCAAGAAAGCTGGAAGCACTTGCCCAGCAGCTTGTAGCTATGGGATTCTCTTCAGAACGTGCAACAATGGCTCTTATATTGAATGAAGGTAGAGTTGAGCAATCAGTTGCATGGTTGTTTGAAGGGGGTGAAGATTCTGAAAACCAACGCGAGCATAATCTTGACGGTGGTGGTAATTTGAAAATTGACATATCAGAAGAGCTTGCTCAGATTACTGAATTggaaattaagttaaaatgCTCAAAACAGGAGGTAGAGCGTGCTATAGTTGCATGTGAAGGTGATCTTGACCAGGCGGCAGAAACCTTAAAAGTTCAGAAGCAGGAACAACCTCCTGCTGCCCCGCCAAAGCTTGAAGAAAATGGCGGTTCTTCAGCTCATATTAATGGTAAGCTTTCCGTAGCTATGAGCCAGAACTCATCTACCTCAAGAATGATATCAAAATCTATACCTATACAACAGAAAACCGATGACAGAGATTTTAATTACACCAAAACAGTTGCTACGTTAGGACCGTCAGGAGACTCTGGGATCAAAAGTTTGCAGTTGCTAAAGAAAATTCCACCCAATTCGGATTGGACAAAACAGCAACAAATTGCTACTCCTTTGGAGAAGAGGTGGCCGGTGTCTGTTGGTGGATCAAACCCTTCTGTTTCTTATTCTTTAGCTTCCCCATTGCAGGCTGCACCACCACTAGCGAAAAATGATTCCCGATATGTAAATATTGGAACTGAGCTAAAGAACCTTCAGTTAGGATCGGTGAGGGAACCTGTTATAATGATGCAGCGGCCCAAATCGAAGAACATGACCACAAGTGTAAGCTCGTCTTCCCCAGCATCAGTCACTGACTGGCATCCTAATGTTGTTGAGCCAGTAATGAATATGAATTCCAATGGGTATTCACATGTACCTAATAGCACAAGAAGCTTTAACACCGCGACCTATGGGAACACTGTCAATAACAACACCCAATTATATGACCAGTTCCATTATCAGCAACAGCAGCAACCGATCCCTCAGCAGCAGTATGCATCAAGCAGCGGCCCGTTAGACCATCATTACAACCAACAGGGTTCAGTGAATCATTTTAACAGTGGTGGTATGTGGAACAACAGAACGGTGGGCAACACCACCACCCCGACTCTGGCAGCTGCATCTTCTCTTGGGCTGTTCTCTGGGTTGGGTTCAAACGGGCCTTCAGGACCTTCATCTCCAGTAGACTGGAATGCCTGTGACTCATTGCAGTTTGATTATACAAACATAGACTGGAGTCTAGATCGGCTTCCTCTTCCAGCAACTAGCCCTTCAAGGCCAGGTATGTGGATGGGTTTTGGCTCTTCAACAAACTCTACAGATCTTTATGCATCAGGAAGGGGTGGTGGTGGTAAACCCGCCACGAGAACGCCGACGGGTATTCTATCAAACGGGAATAACGGGCTTTCCATGGGTTTGCATCCGGATGGGGTAGGGGCTGTAGGTTCTGATGCATCATCTGCAGGTGGTTCTCGTGAATGGACTTCCCCGTTTGAAGAGAAAGAGTTGTTTAGTTTCCCCAGACAGTTTGTTTCTTCTCCCTCACTTTAA